From the genome of Sediminibacter sp. Hel_I_10:
TACGATTATTAGAATCAAGAATTCTCAAAAGCGAATTGATAAGGCACTACTGCTCTGTGAGAATCTTAAAAAAGGAATCACCGATCAACGTACATTGTTTAAGCCACAATAATTGCAGAATTTATAACATAAAAAAAAGGGAGGCCGCATGGCTTCCCTTTTTTAGTTATTTAGATGCCACTTATGTAGCTGCCATAAGGGTCTTTAAACTGAATGCCTTCTGTAAATCTGTATTTGCTCAGTTGTTTGAATTCCACTAGGGCCCATAACACAAACTCTTTTACAAAATAGCTGTCTTCTCTTTTAAGATTTGGCTGATGTGCTGCCAATAAATCGTTTAATGGAGATACAGCATCCAATAAAGCCTTATACTCTTTATCTCTTAGATCATCTAAAATTTCGAAACCGTCTTGTTGGTTAAAAAACCACGAGATGATATCGTCGTAAGGCGTTTCATCGGTATCCTTTTTGAGTTTTTCAATCTTCGGAAAAAATTCTGGGAAAAGGCTCTTCACAGCTTCGCCGATAAGATTGTAAGCCACCATAGCAGCACCCTCTTGTTCACCTTCATACACCAATTCTACTTTACCTGTGATGGATGGAATGATCCCAACAAAATCGCTTAAGCGTAATGTTGTGGTGTCATCTCCAGCTCTTAAAGCTCTCCGCTCTGCAGTACTCAATAAATTCTCTAATGCGGTAATGCTTAGTCGCGCACTAACCCCACTTTTGGCATCAATAAATTCACTGTCCCTAGCCTCAAAAACAATTTGCTCTAATAAGTCTCTTGCTAAATCTGGAACCAATATCGCACTTTTTTGAGCTTCAACGGTTTTTGCCTCTTGCTCAGTGATGAGTCGAGCTGTTTCAATGTCTGTAGGATAATGAGTTAAAATCTGACTCCCAATTCTATCTTTTAAAGGGGTAACAATGCTACCTCTATTGGTGTAATCTTCTGGATTGGCTGTAAATATAAATTGAACATCTAGAGGTAATCTTAGTTTAAAGCCTCTAATTTGAATATCGCCTTCTTGTAAAATGTTGAACAGTGCCACTTGAATTCTTGCCTGTAAATCAGGAAGTTCATTAATTACAAATATACATCGATTGGCCCTTGGGATCATCCCGTAATGAATTACCCGATCGTCGGCATAACTCAATTTAAGATTAGCAGCTTTTATAGGGTCTACGTCGCCAATAAGGTCGGCAACAGTAACATCTGGAGTTGCTAATTTTTCAGCAAAACGTTCGCTTCTATGCAGCCAAGCAATAGGCGTTTTATCTCCCTCTTCTGCAATGCGTTCTTTGGCAAATCTTGAGATGGGCTGTAAGGGGTCATCGTTAATTTCTGAACCATCAACATAGGGAATATACTCATCTAAAAGGTTGAGCATCAAACGTGCTAAACGTGTTTTTGCTTGACCACGAAGACCTAATAAATTAATGTTATGTCTTGATAAGATGGCGCGCTCCAGTTCAGGGATTACGGTATTTTCATAGCCATGTACCCCTTCAAAGGTTGCTTCTTTATTTTTTATTTTCTGAATCAAGTTATCTCGCAATTCATCCTTAATAGATTTTGATTGATATCCTGATGCTTTTAATTCAGCTAATGTATTTATATGATCTATTTTCATTTTCTAATTTTTCTTTTGTAGTGATTCTTTTATACTGAATCTATTTTTATCCTTTAATCCTCTTTTTTCTATTGGTCTCATAATCTTCAAATATCATTTCACCCAAACCTTTAAGACCAGTATAGAAGGCTTTACCTTGGTTTGCCCGAGTGAATTCCTGTACAAATTGCATCAAATATCGATCTTGGGCAATCATAAAGGTGGTTATGGGAATATGCAATTTTCTGGCTTGGCCTGCCATTGCATAACATTTATTGGTGATGTATGGATTTAGGCCATTGCTATCTTTGTAATATTGCCCGTCTGGCATTCGCAAACAGCTAGGTTTACCATCCGTAATCATAAAAATCTGCTTGTTTGTATTTCGCTTTCTTCTCAATAAATCCATTGCCAATTGCAATCCAGCAACCGTATTGGTGTGGTATGGGCCAACTTTGAGATAAGGTAAATCCTTGATTTCAATCTGCCACGAGTCGTTTCCGAAGACAATAATATCCAAAGTGTCTTTAGGATAGCGTGTTGTGATCAACTCGGCGAGCGCCATCGCTACTTTTTTAGCAGGCGTGATACGATCTTCACCATAGAGAATCATACTATGGCTAATGTCAATCATCAGCACCGTACTCATTTGAGACTTGTGTAAGGTGTCTTCTACAACGAGGTCATCTTCAGTAAGATTGAAATCGCCAATGCCATGATTAATTTGAGCATTTCTCAAACTTTCGGTCATGGACACTTTATCTAGGGCATCACCAAATTGATAGTTTTTAAAATCACCGGTATGCTCATCGCCAATACCTGTGCTTTTACTTTTATGGTTGCCTTGACCACTGCGTTTGATTTTTCCGAAGATATGCTCTAGCGCTTGTTGCCGTATCGCTCTTTCGGTTTTGGCTGTAATGGCCATGCCGTTTCCATTACCATCAGGATCAATTTCTTCTTTGATGTATCCTTTTTGCTTAAGGTCTTCAATAAAATCGTCTATGGTATATTCTGCTGTTGTGAGCTCATATTCCTTATCTAATTGACGGAGCCAATCAATAGCTTCATCAAAATCGCCAGAAGTATGGGTAATCAGTTCCTTGAAAATTTCAAATAATTTATCAAAAGGAGACAGATTAGGCGCTTCGTAAGGTTTAAATACAAAGCCCTTTTTTTGTGGGTTTTCTTTTTTCATTGCCTTATAAAATTACGACTAATTTCCTTCGGAATAAAAGGCATTAACATCAAATTTAAGAATCCAGTTATAAGTTTTGTTTATCTTTAGATCAAATAAACTCATCAAGAATGAAAAACCAACTATTAGCAATGCTTCTTCTGGCATCTTTTTCGCTTTTTGCACAAGACATTTCATTAGATCTTTTAAAAAACAAAACACCTCGTAATATTGGCCCTGGTGGCATGTCTGGCCGTGTTACTTCTATAGATGTTGTACACTCTAATCCTGACATCATGTATGCGGGTACGGCATCTGGCGGACTATGGAAAAGTGAATCTGGC
Proteins encoded in this window:
- a CDS encoding sigma 54-interacting transcriptional regulator — protein: MKIDHINTLAELKASGYQSKSIKDELRDNLIQKIKNKEATFEGVHGYENTVIPELERAILSRHNINLLGLRGQAKTRLARLMLNLLDEYIPYVDGSEINDDPLQPISRFAKERIAEEGDKTPIAWLHRSERFAEKLATPDVTVADLIGDVDPIKAANLKLSYADDRVIHYGMIPRANRCIFVINELPDLQARIQVALFNILQEGDIQIRGFKLRLPLDVQFIFTANPEDYTNRGSIVTPLKDRIGSQILTHYPTDIETARLITEQEAKTVEAQKSAILVPDLARDLLEQIVFEARDSEFIDAKSGVSARLSITALENLLSTAERRALRAGDDTTTLRLSDFVGIIPSITGKVELVYEGEQEGAAMVAYNLIGEAVKSLFPEFFPKIEKLKKDTDETPYDDIISWFFNQQDGFEILDDLRDKEYKALLDAVSPLNDLLAAHQPNLKREDSYFVKEFVLWALVEFKQLSKYRFTEGIQFKDPYGSYISGI
- a CDS encoding VWA domain-containing protein — encoded protein: MKKENPQKKGFVFKPYEAPNLSPFDKLFEIFKELITHTSGDFDEAIDWLRQLDKEYELTTAEYTIDDFIEDLKQKGYIKEEIDPDGNGNGMAITAKTERAIRQQALEHIFGKIKRSGQGNHKSKSTGIGDEHTGDFKNYQFGDALDKVSMTESLRNAQINHGIGDFNLTEDDLVVEDTLHKSQMSTVLMIDISHSMILYGEDRITPAKKVAMALAELITTRYPKDTLDIIVFGNDSWQIEIKDLPYLKVGPYHTNTVAGLQLAMDLLRRKRNTNKQIFMITDGKPSCLRMPDGQYYKDSNGLNPYITNKCYAMAGQARKLHIPITTFMIAQDRYLMQFVQEFTRANQGKAFYTGLKGLGEMIFEDYETNRKKRIKG